A single genomic interval of Nomascus leucogenys isolate Asia chromosome 3, Asia_NLE_v1, whole genome shotgun sequence harbors:
- the GPRC6A gene encoding G-protein coupled receptor family C group 6 member A isoform X3 yields MAFLIILITCFVIILATSQPCQTPDDFVAATSPGHIIIGGLFAIHEKMLSSEDYPRRPQIQKCVGFEISVFLQTLAMIHSIEKINNSTLLSGVKLGYEIYDTCTEVTVAMAATLRFLSKFNCSRETVEFKCDYSSYMPRVKAVIGSGYSEITMAVSRMLNLQLMPQVGYESTAEILSDKIRFPSFLRTVPSDFHQIKAMAHLIQKSGWNWIGIITTDDDYGRLALNTFIIQAEANNVCIAFKEVLPAFLSDNTIEVRINQTLEKIILEAQLLGVLKNVTFTDGWNSFHFDAHGDLNTGYDVVLWKEINGHMTVTKMAEYDLQNDVFIIRDQETKNEFRNLKQIQSKCSKECSPEQMKKTTRSQHICCYECENCPENHYSNQTDMPHCLLCNNKTHWAPVRSTMCFEKEVEYLNWNDSLAILLLILSLLGIIFVLVVGIIFTRNLNTPVVKSSGGLRVCYVILLCHFLNFASTSFFIGEPQDFTCKTRQTLFGVSFTLCISCILMKSLKILLAFNFDPKLQKFLKCLYKPILIIFTCTGIQVVICTLWLIFAAPTVKVNVSLPRVIILECEEGSILAFGTMLGYIAILAFICFIFAFKGRKLPENYNEAKFITFGMLIYFIAWITFIPIYATTFGKYVPAVEIIVILISNYGILCCTFFPKCYVIICKQEINTKSAFLKMIYSYSSHSVSSIAMSPASLDSMNGNVTMTNPSSSGKSATWQKSKDLQAQAFAQTCRENATSVSKTLPRKRISSI; encoded by the exons ATGGCATTCTTAATTATACTAATTACCTGCTTTGTGATTATTCTTGCTACTTCACAGCCTTGCCAGACCCCTGATGACTTTGTGGCTGCCACTTCTCCAGGACATATCATAATTGGAGGTTTGTTTGCTATTCATGAAAAAATGTTGTCCTCAGAAGACTATCCCAGACGACCACAAATCCAGAAGTGTGTTGG CTTTGAAATATCAGTCTTTCTTCAAACTCTTGCCATGATACACAGCATTGAGAAGATCAACAATTCAACACTATTATCTGGAGTCAAACTGGGGTATGAAATCTATGACACTTGTACAGAAGTCACAGTGGCAATGGCAGCCACTCTGAGGTTTCTTTCTAAATTCAACTGCTCCAGAGAAACTGTGGAGTTTAAGTGTGACTATTCCAGCTACATGCCAAGAGTTAAGGCTGTCATAGGTTCTGGGTACTCAGAAATAACTATGGCTGTCTCCAGGATGTTGAATTTACAGCTCATGCCACAG GTGGGTTATGAATCAACTGCAGAAATCCTGAGTGACAAAATTcgctttccttcatttttacgGACTGTGCCCAGTGACTTCCATCAAATTAAAGCAATGGCTCACCTGATTCAGAAATCTGGTTGGAACTGGATTGGCATCATAACCACAGATGATGACTATGGACGATTGGCTCTTAACACTTTTATAATTCAGGCTGAAGCAAATAACGTGTGCATAGCCTTCAAAGAGGTTCTTCCCGCCTTTCTTTCAGATAATACCATTGAAGTCAGAATCAATCAGACACTGGAGAAAATCATTTTAGAAGCCCAG ttactTGGTGTGCTAAAAAATGTGACATTCACTGATGGATGgaattcatttcattttgatGCTCATGGGGATTTAAATACTGGATATGATGTTGTGCTCTGGAAGGAGATCAATGGACACATGACTGTCACTAAGATGGCAGAATATGACCTACAGAATGATGTCTTCATCATCCGAGATCAGGAAACAAAAAATGAGTTCAGGAATCTTAAG CAAATTCAATCTAAATGCTCCAAGGAATGCAGTCCTGAGcaaatgaagaaaactacaaGAAGTCAACACATCTGTTGCTACGAATGTGAGAACTGTCCTGAAAATCACTACAGTAATCAGACGG ATATGCCTCACTGCCTTTTATGCAACAACAAAACTCACTGGGCCCCTGTTAGGAGCACTATGTGCTTTGAAAAGGAAGTGGAATATCTCAACTGGAATGACTCCTTGGCCATCCTGCTCCTGATCCTCTCCCTACTGGGAATCATATTTGTTCTGGTTGTTGGCATAATATTTACAAGAAACCTGAACACACCTGTTGTGAAATCATCTGGGGGATTAAGAGTCTGCTATGTGATCCTTCTCTGTCATTTCCTCAATTTTGCCAGCACGAGCTTTTTCATTGGAGAACCACAAGACTTCACATGTAAAACCAGGCAGACACTGTTTGGAGTGAGCTTTACTCTCTGCATCTCCTGCATTTTGATGAAGTCCCTGAAAATTTTGCTAGCCTTCAACTTTGATCCCAAATTGCAGAAATTTCTGAAGTGCCTCTATAAACCGATCCTTATTATCTTCACTTGCACGGGCATCCAGGTTGTCATTTGCACACTCTGGCTAATCTTTGCAGCACCTACTGTAAAGGTGAATGTCTCCTTGCCCAGAGTCATCATCCTGGAGTGTGAGGAGGGATCCATACTTGCATTTGGCACCATGCTGGGCTACATTGCCATCCTGGCCTTCATTTGCTTCATATTTGCTTTCAAAGGCAGGAAATTACCTGAGAATTACAATGAAGCCAAATTCATTACATTTGGCATGCTCATTTACTTCATAGCTTGGATCACATTCATCCCTATCTATGCTACCACATTTGGCAAGTATGTACCAGCTGTGGAGATTATTGTCATATTAATATCTAACTATGGAATCCTCTGCTGCACATTCTTCCCCAAATGCTATGTTATTATTTGTAAGCAAGAGATTAACACAAAGTCTGCCTTTCTCAAGATGATCTACAGTTATTCTTCCCATAGTGTGAGCAGCATTGCCATGAGTCCTGCTTCACTGGACTCCATGAACGGCAATGTCACAATGACCAATC
- the GPRC6A gene encoding G-protein coupled receptor family C group 6 member A isoform X2 yields MAFLIILITCFVIILATSQPCQTPDDFVAATSPGHIIIGGLFAIHEKMLSSEDYPRRPQIQKCVGFEISVFLQTLAMIHSIEKINNSTLLSGVKLGYEIYDTCTEVTVAMAATLRFLSKFNCSRETVEFKCDYSSYMPRVKAVIGSGYSEITMAVSRMLNLQLMPQVGYESTAEILSDKIRFPSFLRTVPSDFHQIKAMAHLIQKSGWNWIGIITTDDDYGRLALNTFIIQAEANNVCIAFKEVLPAFLSDNTIEVRINQTLEKIILEAQVNVIVVFLRQFHVFDLFKKAIEMNINKMWIASDNWSTATKITTIPNVKKIGKVVGFAFRRGNISSFHSFLQNLHLLPSDSNKLLHEYAMHLSACAYVKYTDLSQCIFNHSQRTLAYKANKAIERNFVMRNDFLRDYAEPGLIHSIQLAVFALGYAIRDLCQARDCQNPNAFQPWEQIQSKCSKECSPEQMKKTTRSQHICCYECENCPENHYSNQTDMPHCLLCNNKTHWAPVRSTMCFEKEVEYLNWNDSLAILLLILSLLGIIFVLVVGIIFTRNLNTPVVKSSGGLRVCYVILLCHFLNFASTSFFIGEPQDFTCKTRQTLFGVSFTLCISCILMKSLKILLAFNFDPKLQKFLKCLYKPILIIFTCTGIQVVICTLWLIFAAPTVKVNVSLPRVIILECEEGSILAFGTMLGYIAILAFICFIFAFKGRKLPENYNEAKFITFGMLIYFIAWITFIPIYATTFGKYVPAVEIIVILISNYGILCCTFFPKCYVIICKQEINTKSAFLKMIYSYSSHSVSSIAMSPASLDSMNGNVTMTNPSSSGKSATWQKSKDLQAQAFAQTCRENATSVSKTLPRKRISSI; encoded by the exons ATGGCATTCTTAATTATACTAATTACCTGCTTTGTGATTATTCTTGCTACTTCACAGCCTTGCCAGACCCCTGATGACTTTGTGGCTGCCACTTCTCCAGGACATATCATAATTGGAGGTTTGTTTGCTATTCATGAAAAAATGTTGTCCTCAGAAGACTATCCCAGACGACCACAAATCCAGAAGTGTGTTGG CTTTGAAATATCAGTCTTTCTTCAAACTCTTGCCATGATACACAGCATTGAGAAGATCAACAATTCAACACTATTATCTGGAGTCAAACTGGGGTATGAAATCTATGACACTTGTACAGAAGTCACAGTGGCAATGGCAGCCACTCTGAGGTTTCTTTCTAAATTCAACTGCTCCAGAGAAACTGTGGAGTTTAAGTGTGACTATTCCAGCTACATGCCAAGAGTTAAGGCTGTCATAGGTTCTGGGTACTCAGAAATAACTATGGCTGTCTCCAGGATGTTGAATTTACAGCTCATGCCACAG GTGGGTTATGAATCAACTGCAGAAATCCTGAGTGACAAAATTcgctttccttcatttttacgGACTGTGCCCAGTGACTTCCATCAAATTAAAGCAATGGCTCACCTGATTCAGAAATCTGGTTGGAACTGGATTGGCATCATAACCACAGATGATGACTATGGACGATTGGCTCTTAACACTTTTATAATTCAGGCTGAAGCAAATAACGTGTGCATAGCCTTCAAAGAGGTTCTTCCCGCCTTTCTTTCAGATAATACCATTGAAGTCAGAATCAATCAGACACTGGAGAAAATCATTTTAGAAGCCCAGGTTAATGTCATTGTGGTATTTCTGAGGCAATTCCATGTTTTTGATCTCTTCAAAAAAGCCAttgaaatgaatataaataagatGTGGATTGCTAGTGATAACTGGTCAACTGCCACCAAGATTACTACCATTCCTAATGTTAAAAAGATTGGCAAAGTTGTAGGGTTTGCGTTTAGAAGAGGGAATAtatcctctttccattcctttcttcaaaATCTGCACTTGCTTCCCAGTGACAGTAACAAACTCTTACATGAATATGCCATGCATTTATCTGCCTGCGCATATGTCAAGTACACTGATTTGAGTCAATGCATTTTCAATCATTCTCAAAGGACTTTGGCCTACAAGGCTAACAAGGCTATAGAAAGGAACTTCGTCATGAGAAATGACTTCCTCCGGGACTATGCTGAGCCAGGACTCATTCATAGTATTCAGCTTGCAGTGTTTGCCCTTGGTTATGCAATTCGGGATCTGTGTCAAGCTCGTGACTGTCAGAACCCCAACGCCTTTCAACCATGGGAG CAAATTCAATCTAAATGCTCCAAGGAATGCAGTCCTGAGcaaatgaagaaaactacaaGAAGTCAACACATCTGTTGCTACGAATGTGAGAACTGTCCTGAAAATCACTACAGTAATCAGACGG ATATGCCTCACTGCCTTTTATGCAACAACAAAACTCACTGGGCCCCTGTTAGGAGCACTATGTGCTTTGAAAAGGAAGTGGAATATCTCAACTGGAATGACTCCTTGGCCATCCTGCTCCTGATCCTCTCCCTACTGGGAATCATATTTGTTCTGGTTGTTGGCATAATATTTACAAGAAACCTGAACACACCTGTTGTGAAATCATCTGGGGGATTAAGAGTCTGCTATGTGATCCTTCTCTGTCATTTCCTCAATTTTGCCAGCACGAGCTTTTTCATTGGAGAACCACAAGACTTCACATGTAAAACCAGGCAGACACTGTTTGGAGTGAGCTTTACTCTCTGCATCTCCTGCATTTTGATGAAGTCCCTGAAAATTTTGCTAGCCTTCAACTTTGATCCCAAATTGCAGAAATTTCTGAAGTGCCTCTATAAACCGATCCTTATTATCTTCACTTGCACGGGCATCCAGGTTGTCATTTGCACACTCTGGCTAATCTTTGCAGCACCTACTGTAAAGGTGAATGTCTCCTTGCCCAGAGTCATCATCCTGGAGTGTGAGGAGGGATCCATACTTGCATTTGGCACCATGCTGGGCTACATTGCCATCCTGGCCTTCATTTGCTTCATATTTGCTTTCAAAGGCAGGAAATTACCTGAGAATTACAATGAAGCCAAATTCATTACATTTGGCATGCTCATTTACTTCATAGCTTGGATCACATTCATCCCTATCTATGCTACCACATTTGGCAAGTATGTACCAGCTGTGGAGATTATTGTCATATTAATATCTAACTATGGAATCCTCTGCTGCACATTCTTCCCCAAATGCTATGTTATTATTTGTAAGCAAGAGATTAACACAAAGTCTGCCTTTCTCAAGATGATCTACAGTTATTCTTCCCATAGTGTGAGCAGCATTGCCATGAGTCCTGCTTCACTGGACTCCATGAACGGCAATGTCACAATGACCAATC
- the GPRC6A gene encoding G-protein coupled receptor family C group 6 member A isoform X1, with the protein MAFLIILITCFVIILATSQPCQTPDDFVAATSPGHIIIGGLFAIHEKMLSSEDYPRRPQIQKCVGFEISVFLQTLAMIHSIEKINNSTLLSGVKLGYEIYDTCTEVTVAMAATLRFLSKFNCSRETVEFKCDYSSYMPRVKAVIGSGYSEITMAVSRMLNLQLMPQVGYESTAEILSDKIRFPSFLRTVPSDFHQIKAMAHLIQKSGWNWIGIITTDDDYGRLALNTFIIQAEANNVCIAFKEVLPAFLSDNTIEVRINQTLEKIILEAQVNVIVVFLRQFHVFDLFKKAIEMNINKMWIASDNWSTATKITTIPNVKKIGKVVGFAFRRGNISSFHSFLQNLHLLPSDSNKLLHEYAMHLSACAYVKYTDLSQCIFNHSQRTLAYKANKAIERNFVMRNDFLRDYAEPGLIHSIQLAVFALGYAIRDLCQARDCQNPNAFQPWELLGVLKNVTFTDGWNSFHFDAHGDLNTGYDVVLWKEINGHMTVTKMAEYDLQNDVFIIRDQETKNEFRNLKQIQSKCSKECSPEQMKKTTRSQHICCYECENCPENHYSNQTDMPHCLLCNNKTHWAPVRSTMCFEKEVEYLNWNDSLAILLLILSLLGIIFVLVVGIIFTRNLNTPVVKSSGGLRVCYVILLCHFLNFASTSFFIGEPQDFTCKTRQTLFGVSFTLCISCILMKSLKILLAFNFDPKLQKFLKCLYKPILIIFTCTGIQVVICTLWLIFAAPTVKVNVSLPRVIILECEEGSILAFGTMLGYIAILAFICFIFAFKGRKLPENYNEAKFITFGMLIYFIAWITFIPIYATTFGKYVPAVEIIVILISNYGILCCTFFPKCYVIICKQEINTKSAFLKMIYSYSSHSVSSIAMSPASLDSMNGNVTMTNPSSSGKSATWQKSKDLQAQAFAQTCRENATSVSKTLPRKRISSI; encoded by the exons ATGGCATTCTTAATTATACTAATTACCTGCTTTGTGATTATTCTTGCTACTTCACAGCCTTGCCAGACCCCTGATGACTTTGTGGCTGCCACTTCTCCAGGACATATCATAATTGGAGGTTTGTTTGCTATTCATGAAAAAATGTTGTCCTCAGAAGACTATCCCAGACGACCACAAATCCAGAAGTGTGTTGG CTTTGAAATATCAGTCTTTCTTCAAACTCTTGCCATGATACACAGCATTGAGAAGATCAACAATTCAACACTATTATCTGGAGTCAAACTGGGGTATGAAATCTATGACACTTGTACAGAAGTCACAGTGGCAATGGCAGCCACTCTGAGGTTTCTTTCTAAATTCAACTGCTCCAGAGAAACTGTGGAGTTTAAGTGTGACTATTCCAGCTACATGCCAAGAGTTAAGGCTGTCATAGGTTCTGGGTACTCAGAAATAACTATGGCTGTCTCCAGGATGTTGAATTTACAGCTCATGCCACAG GTGGGTTATGAATCAACTGCAGAAATCCTGAGTGACAAAATTcgctttccttcatttttacgGACTGTGCCCAGTGACTTCCATCAAATTAAAGCAATGGCTCACCTGATTCAGAAATCTGGTTGGAACTGGATTGGCATCATAACCACAGATGATGACTATGGACGATTGGCTCTTAACACTTTTATAATTCAGGCTGAAGCAAATAACGTGTGCATAGCCTTCAAAGAGGTTCTTCCCGCCTTTCTTTCAGATAATACCATTGAAGTCAGAATCAATCAGACACTGGAGAAAATCATTTTAGAAGCCCAGGTTAATGTCATTGTGGTATTTCTGAGGCAATTCCATGTTTTTGATCTCTTCAAAAAAGCCAttgaaatgaatataaataagatGTGGATTGCTAGTGATAACTGGTCAACTGCCACCAAGATTACTACCATTCCTAATGTTAAAAAGATTGGCAAAGTTGTAGGGTTTGCGTTTAGAAGAGGGAATAtatcctctttccattcctttcttcaaaATCTGCACTTGCTTCCCAGTGACAGTAACAAACTCTTACATGAATATGCCATGCATTTATCTGCCTGCGCATATGTCAAGTACACTGATTTGAGTCAATGCATTTTCAATCATTCTCAAAGGACTTTGGCCTACAAGGCTAACAAGGCTATAGAAAGGAACTTCGTCATGAGAAATGACTTCCTCCGGGACTATGCTGAGCCAGGACTCATTCATAGTATTCAGCTTGCAGTGTTTGCCCTTGGTTATGCAATTCGGGATCTGTGTCAAGCTCGTGACTGTCAGAACCCCAACGCCTTTCAACCATGGGAG ttactTGGTGTGCTAAAAAATGTGACATTCACTGATGGATGgaattcatttcattttgatGCTCATGGGGATTTAAATACTGGATATGATGTTGTGCTCTGGAAGGAGATCAATGGACACATGACTGTCACTAAGATGGCAGAATATGACCTACAGAATGATGTCTTCATCATCCGAGATCAGGAAACAAAAAATGAGTTCAGGAATCTTAAG CAAATTCAATCTAAATGCTCCAAGGAATGCAGTCCTGAGcaaatgaagaaaactacaaGAAGTCAACACATCTGTTGCTACGAATGTGAGAACTGTCCTGAAAATCACTACAGTAATCAGACGG ATATGCCTCACTGCCTTTTATGCAACAACAAAACTCACTGGGCCCCTGTTAGGAGCACTATGTGCTTTGAAAAGGAAGTGGAATATCTCAACTGGAATGACTCCTTGGCCATCCTGCTCCTGATCCTCTCCCTACTGGGAATCATATTTGTTCTGGTTGTTGGCATAATATTTACAAGAAACCTGAACACACCTGTTGTGAAATCATCTGGGGGATTAAGAGTCTGCTATGTGATCCTTCTCTGTCATTTCCTCAATTTTGCCAGCACGAGCTTTTTCATTGGAGAACCACAAGACTTCACATGTAAAACCAGGCAGACACTGTTTGGAGTGAGCTTTACTCTCTGCATCTCCTGCATTTTGATGAAGTCCCTGAAAATTTTGCTAGCCTTCAACTTTGATCCCAAATTGCAGAAATTTCTGAAGTGCCTCTATAAACCGATCCTTATTATCTTCACTTGCACGGGCATCCAGGTTGTCATTTGCACACTCTGGCTAATCTTTGCAGCACCTACTGTAAAGGTGAATGTCTCCTTGCCCAGAGTCATCATCCTGGAGTGTGAGGAGGGATCCATACTTGCATTTGGCACCATGCTGGGCTACATTGCCATCCTGGCCTTCATTTGCTTCATATTTGCTTTCAAAGGCAGGAAATTACCTGAGAATTACAATGAAGCCAAATTCATTACATTTGGCATGCTCATTTACTTCATAGCTTGGATCACATTCATCCCTATCTATGCTACCACATTTGGCAAGTATGTACCAGCTGTGGAGATTATTGTCATATTAATATCTAACTATGGAATCCTCTGCTGCACATTCTTCCCCAAATGCTATGTTATTATTTGTAAGCAAGAGATTAACACAAAGTCTGCCTTTCTCAAGATGATCTACAGTTATTCTTCCCATAGTGTGAGCAGCATTGCCATGAGTCCTGCTTCACTGGACTCCATGAACGGCAATGTCACAATGACCAATC